The sequence below is a genomic window from Bradyrhizobium septentrionale.
CGCGCACGCACAAACTGATGCATATCGCGGCGCTAGGGGCCCTGCTGCTTGTGGGCGTCGGTGCCCCGACCGGCGCCAAGGCCGCCGCGCCGGCCGCCTGTGCCGAGTTGCAGGCGAAATATCCGGACTGGAAGGGCAAGACCCTTGTCAACGCCATCAATCCGCATACGCCAGGCTACGAGTCGATCGATCCGAAGGATCCGAGCAAATATGTCGGCTTCGATATCGATCTCGGCGAGCAGATTGGTGAATGCCTCGGCTTCAAGCTGACCTACAAGGCGGTGACCTTCGCCGCACTCCTGACCACGCTGGCCAGCGGTCAGGCCGACATTGTGATCTCTGACATCTACGCCACGGAAGAGCGTGCCAAGGCGGCCGACTTCATCACCTATTCGAAGGTGTTCGACGGCGTATTGGTCGCCAAAGGAAATCCGAAGAAGATCACCGGCATCAATACCTCGATGTGCGGCGCGGCGGCGGCCGAGAACACCGGCTACGTCGAAGTCCCGCTGATCCAGGCACTGGTGCCGGAGTGCAAGAAGGAGGGCAAGCCTGAGCCGACCATTCAGCTCTATGACAACAACGCCAACTGCATCCAGGCGATCCTGGCCGGACGCGCCGATACTTATGTCAACGACGTCAACACCGTCGACAATGCGGTGAAGGCCTATCCGGATAAGCTCGAAAAAGCCATCGCGGTGACGATACCGTATCGCGTCGGCATCGCCGTGCCCAAGGACGAGCCGAAATTCCGCGATGCCGTGAAAGCGGCGCTGACCGAGATCCACAAGTCGGGTGACCAGCTCGCGCTGCTGAAGAAGTGGAACCTCGATCCGGAGAACCTGATCGAGCCCGGTCTGCTGATGGTCAAATAAGGCCAGCGCTGACAAAAGGACGGCCCGCTCCATGGAGCTGTTCCTCCACTATTTGACCATGCCGTATATGATCGAGGGCATTCAGGCGACCTTGCAGGTCACCGCCCTCGGTCTACTCGGCGGCCTCGTCCTCGGTGTGATCCTGGCGTGGATGCAGCTCAGCCGCTTCAAGCTGCTGGCGTCCTTCGCCCGGGTCTACACTGTGATTTTTCGCGGCACACCGCTGATCCTGCAGATGGTGTTCGCCTATAACGCCCTGCCGCAGATCGGCATCAAGCTGCCCGCCATTCTCGCCGCCGGCCTCGCGCTGGCTTGCAACGAAGCGCCATTCATCGCCGAGATGCTGCGCTCCGGCGTGCTCGGCGTCGATCGCGGCCAGGTGCTGGCCGGGCAGGCGCTCGGCATGACGCCCGGCGTCCTGATGCGCCGGATCATCGCGCCGCAGGCGATCCGTTCGATGATCCCCGCTTTCGGCAACGAGACCGTCAGCGCATTGAAGAATTCGTCGCTGGCGTCGGTGATCGCCGTGCAGGAGCTGACGTTGCGCTCGACCCAGATGGCGTCGGCAACTTTCGATTTCTTCTCGATCTTCTTCGCTTCCGGCCTGATCTATCTGTTCCTCACTGCGGCGATCGCCGGCACCCAGCTGTTCCTCGAATGGCTGTTCGATCTCGACCGCGCGTCGAAGCAGATGAGGCTGATGCGGATGATGCCGTGGTATCGGGCGCAGGGGCTCGATGATCCGCTGACCGCGGCGGACGAGACGCCGCCTGAGATCCTGCCCGATGTCGGCGTCGCCGAATTGCCGCCGCCGCGTTCGCAGCCCGGGCGTATCGATCGTGCCAAACGCACCGAGATGCTGGCGCGAAACAACGTGGCCGTCGATATCGCCGCGCTGCGCAAGAGCTATGACAAGCAGGTGGTGCTCGCAGGCATCGATCTCGCGGTGCGGATCGGCGAGGTGATCGCGCTGCTCGGGCCGTCCGGCTCCGGCAAGAGCACGCTGCTCCGCTGCATCAATAATCTCGAGCTCTGGAACGACGGCAGCATCAAGGTCGGCGGTCGCCGGCTCGGCTTCAACGATCACGGCAAGGCGCTGTCGCCGCGGCTGCTGGCGCAGGCGCGTGCCGAAGTCGGCGTCGGCATGGTATTCCAGCAGTTCAACCTGTTCGGCCACCTCACCGCGAGGGAGAATATCGCCGGGCCGCTGCGCTGGGTGCATGGCGTGTCGCGCCCCGATGCGGATCGCCGGGCGACCGAACTGCTCGCGCGCGTTGGCCTCAGCCACCGTGCCGATGCGCTGCCGCGGCATCTCTCCGGGGGCCAGCAGCAGCGCGTCGCCATCGCCCGTGCGATCGCGCCGAATCCCAGCGTGCTGTTGCTCGATGAACCGACTTCCGCGCTTGACCCCGAACTCGTCAATGAGGTGCTTGAAGTCATCCGTCGCCTTGTGGTGGAAGACGGCCTCACCATGATCATTTCAACGCATCAACTGCGCTTCGCCAGTGAAGTCGCCGATCGCGTGGTGCTGCTGGCGGACGGCGCGATCATCGAGGATGGCCCGGCCAATGAGGTGCTGAGCAATCCGCGCAATCCGGTAGCGCAGCGTTTCCTCAATGCCATGGAGGCCGAAATCGCATGAACAAAAATCAGTCCGCTTGCATCCGCGTGAGGGCCTTTGCGTGAAACATCATCTGTTGTCGGTATCTGCGAAGACCGTGCATTGGGGCTATTTCAGCAAGGTCGTGGCGCCGGCGCTGACGCTGAAGTCTGGCGACCGCGCCACCATCGAGACGCTGACGCATCACGCCAATGACGATTACGAGCGCATGATCGAGGGCGATCCCGGCGCCGAGAGCGTGTTCAAATGGACGCGCGAGCACAAGGCGGTGGCGCGGCGCGGCTCGGGGCCTACCGAAGGCCCGTTCATCCGCGGCTCCGGCGAAGGCGTCGGCGTGCATCTGCTCACCGGCCCGGTGGCGATCGAAGGCGCCGAGCCAGGCGACGTGCTGGAGGTGCGCATTCTCGACGTGCGTCCAAGGCCGGCCTGCAAGGCCTGCCATGCCGGCAAATGCTTCGGCTCCAATGTCGCGGCCAATTGGGGCTTTCACTATCACGACTTGATCGAAGCGCCGAAGCCGCGCGAGGTGGTGACGATCTTCGAGCTCGACACGTTGGGCGAACCCTTCGCCAAGGCGGTCTACAATTATGTCTGGACGCCGCAGACCGATCCCGACGGCATCGTGCATTCGACCATCGACTATCCCGGCGTGCGCGTTGATCACGCCACCATCGTCAAGCGCGAGAATATTCTGAGCAATGTCCGTGTGCCCGCGCGGCTGCATTTCGGCACCATGGGCCTCGCGCCGTCGGAGCAGGATTTCGTGTCCTCGATCCCGCCGAGCTATACTGGCGGCAATATCGACGACTGGCGCGTCGGCAAGGGTGCCAAGATGTTCTATCCGGTCGCGGTGCCCGGTGCGTTCTTCTCGGTCGGTGATCCCCATGCCGCGCAGGGCGACAGCGAGCTCGGTGGCACGGCGATCGAGACCTCGCTCACCGGCGATTTCGAGTTCATCCTGCACAAGCATCGCGATCTCGGCGGCACACAGCTCGAAGGCCTGATACATCCGATGCTGGAAACTCCCGACGCCTGGTCGGTCTACGGCTTCACCTATCCCAACTATCTCGCCGAGCTCGGCGCCAATGCGCAGCTCGAAATCGCCGATCATTCCAGCCTCGACCGCGCGATGCGCGACGCCTTCCGCAAGATGCGTCGCTTCCTGATGACGGTGCACAAGCTCAGCGAGGACGAGGCGATCTCGCTGATGTCGGTGGGCGCGGATTTCGGCGTGACGCAGGTGGTCGACGCCAATTGGGGCGTGCACGGGACCATCCGCAAGAACGTGTTCCGGTGTGACTGATCAGGCGCCGGCCACAGGGCAGGACGTGTCATCCTTTGGGCTGGCATGGAGATTGCTTGGCTTTGGCTCCGAAGGTCGGTGCATGAGGCCGCGTCCATTCACGAGTGAATCCTACTCCGAAGGCGACCGCCCCGAGGCCTGGCGGGACGTCCTGGCGTCTGTCGGCTTGCAGCCGACGGCCGCCACAACCACTCATGCCGGCCATGCCACCGCGGTGCGGCGCAATTTTCAGGGCGTGACGCTGGCGAGGCTTTCGGCAGGGCCACAATCGGTGTCGTTGCGCAGCGATGTGGTAGCCGATCATCCGCTCGTGCTCCTGCCGATCGAAGACGGGGTGGCACTGAAGACGGCGGCCGGTTATCAGATCGTCGCGGCGCGACATCTTCTGCTGCTGCCGCGCGCGGGGGACTGGAGCGTATCGTTCCAGCGCGAGATGCGCGCGGTGGTGCTGTCGGTGGCTTCCGAACCGGCGTATCGCCGCCGCACCACGCCGCAAGACGGTGAGACGCGTGTGCTTCCGCCCGGTGGCTTTGGCAGCGTATTTGCGCAGATGATGGAACTCGCCGCGCGCGATCTCGAAGCGCTGTCCGATGTCGAATGGACCGCGCTCGCGCGAAGTCTCGCCGATCTGCTGCCGACATTCATGTGTCAGCACAGCGATACGGCAAGCGATCTCGGCGGCAGCAGCGCCTCCAAGGCGGCGACGTTGCATCGCCTGTGCGAGACCGTTGAACGCTGCCTCGACGATCCCGATCTGACGCCGGCGAAGATCGCCGGCGCTGAGGGCATTTCAGAACGCTACCTGCAAAAACTGTTCGAGGGTGCCGGCACCAGTTTCACGCATTACCTACGTGAGCGCAGGCTGCAGCGCACCTGGGCCGATCTGTCCAACCCCGCCGAGGCGCATCACTCGATCTCCGAGATCGCCTTCCGCGTCGGCTTCAACGACTCCGCGCATTTCAGCCGCGCCTTTCGCCAGCGCTTCGGTCTATCGCCGCGCGAATTCCGCCAGCATGAAGCCGAGCGCCAAGCCGCATCGACAGCCACAGCCGGCCAACGCGGCTGGCCTCAACAAGCCCTGGCGCAACTGCGCAGCCGGCATGTCGCGCTCGTGCGCAAGACCGCCGCACCCTTTAACGCGCATGACGTGGAGGTCGCGGACGCGGCGCGCCATCACCATCTCGCCGCCGACGCTTCGCGCGTGCATTGGGGATATTTCAGCCGTTCGTTGCCACCGCAGGTCGAGATCGGCTCCGGCGACACCATCACCATTGAGACGCTGACCCAGCACGCCTCCGACGATCCCGAGCGCATGATCAAGGGCGATCCGGGCGCCGAGAGTGTGTTCCACTGGACGCGCGATCGGAAGAACGTCGATCGTCGCGGCGCCGGCCCGCTCGATGCCTCGATCTATGGCCGCGGCGCCGGCGAGGGATTCGGCGTGCACATTTGCACCGGGCCGGTGGCCGTGAAGGACGCGGAGCCAGGCGACGTACTGGAAATCCGCATCCTCGACATCGTGCCGCGCGCGAGCCGCAATCCGAATTTCAAGGGGCGCGTGTTCGGTAGCAGCGTCGCGGCCTGGTGGGGCTATCACTACAAGGAATTCCTCGCCGAGCAGAACGCCCATGAGGCGGTGACGGTCTACGAGATCATCGACGACGATGACGCGCCGCATGCACGAGCGCTGTATTCCTACCGCTGGGAGCCGCAAACCGATCCGTTCGGGACGCTGCACAAGACTTACGACTATCCGGGTATTCCGATCCCGCCATCATCGGTACGGCGCCGGCACGATGTGCTCGACGGCATCCGCATTCCGCTGCGTCCGCATTTCGGAGTTATCGCGCTGGCGCCGCGCGAGGCCGAACTTGTCGATTCCGTCCCGCCCGCATATTTCGGCGGCAATCTCGACAACTGGCGGCTCGGCAAGGGCTCGACGATCTATCTGCCGGTGTCGGTGCCAGGCGCGCTGCTGTCGGTCGGCGATCCTCATGCTGCACAGGGTGACGGCGAACTCGGCGGCACCGCCATCGAATGTTCGATGACCGGCACATTCCAGGTCATCCTGCACAAGAAGAACACGTTCACGAATCAGCCCTTCGCCGATCTCACCTATCCACTAATCGAGACCGAAGCCGACTGGGTGCTGATGGGCTTCAGTCATCCCAACTATCTCGCCGAATTCGGCGCCAACGGGCAGAGCGAGGTCTATGCGACCTCGTCGCTCGATCTCGCGATGAAGGATGCGTTTCGCAAGATGCGCCGCTTCCTAATGAACATCAAAGGCCTCACCGAGGACGAGGCGATCGCGCTGATGTCGGTGGCGGTGGATTTCGGCGTGACGCAGGTGGTGGACGGCAATTGGGGCGTCCATGCCATCCTCAGCAAGCGCGTCTTCGATCACGCGCCGCAAACCTAACGATCAAAGATCAGACGAGGAGACGTCGTTGCAGTTTCACATGATATCCGGTGGCCCGAAGCCGGTCGCGCCGTTCAGCCATGCGGTCGAGACCGACGGCTTCGTCTTCGTCACCGGCCAGATGCCGGATACGCCAGCCACACCCGGCATATTGCCCTGCAGCATCGCGGCGCAGACTCGCGCGGTGATGGAGAATTTGCGCGTGGTGCTTGCGGGCCTGGATCTCGGCTTCGAGCATATCGTGATGTCGCGCATCTATCTGACGCGCTTCGAGGACGATTATGCGGCGATGAACGAGATCTATCGCGGCTACTTCCCGTCCGATCGCCTGCCGGCCCGCACCTGCGTTGGCGTGACCGGTCTAGCCTATGGTGCGTTGATCGAAATCGATCTCGTCTGCCGCCGACTTGCATAGACGCAGCGAACGCCGGCTGAAGAGAGGTTAGCGGCGCCTGACGCCGGGTTCGCCGGCATCAGATCCATGGTGCGGCCGGTCGGTCCGGCCGATCGGCGATCAGGACCTACTCGTCCTTCTTCGTCGGCTGCGACATGCGCTCGAGGCGTTCCTGCATGTCCTTCATCTGGCGGCGAAGGTCGTCGATGTTGCCATCGTCAGCCGCAGGCTCCGGCAGCTTCTCGGCCTCACCACCGCGCTGCGGCACGAACGGCTTGAACATCGAGAAGGTCTGCTGGAACAGCTCCATGTTGCGGCGGACCTGCTCTTCCAGCGGAGCAAACGGCGTACCGCTCAGGGCGCCCGCGATCTGCTTGCGAAATCTCTCCTGTTCCCGGGTCAGCTGATCGATCGACTGCTCGAGATATTTCGGCACCACCATCTGCATGCTGTCGCCATAGAACCGGATCAGCTGGCGCAGGAACGTGGTCGGCAGCAGGTTCTGGCCGGCCTTGTTCTCCTGCTCGAAGATGATTTGCGCGAGCACGGAGCGGGTGATGTCGTCGCCGGTCTTGGCGTCATAGACGAGGAAATCCTCGCCTTCCTTCACCATCGCCGCGAGATCCTCGAGCGTCACATAGGTGCTCGTACCGGTATTATAGAGCCGCCGGTTCGCGTATTTCTTGATCGTGGTCGGTTGTTCAGATTTTGCCATGGGCTCTCACTTCAACACCGAAGAACCTGGAACCCGAACGGCATCGCCGCTGGGTTAAATGCAACGCATCGCAGCAAAGGTAAGCATTTTCAAAGCGGTTCGGCTACCGTTTTGTGCGGCACGGTTAATCTCAAAGCAAAGGGATTGCTCAGGAAAGTGCCAAGAGCGTCATTTTGAGTGCGTCGCGGCGCGATTTGCGTGACAGTTCGATTGACATGTCCCAACGAGGTTTACAGGATAGCCGTCAAGAGACAGGCCCGGCAGACCGGCCGCCCGCCGTCGAGAAACCCAGCTACAACCAATAGGAGATGTCCCATGTCAGACGATGTCGTCATCGTCAGCGCCGCCCGCACCCCCGTCGGCAGCTTCAACGGCGCGTTTGCCACCACACCGGCCCACGACCTCGGCGCGATCGCCATCAAGGCGGCGCTGGAGCGTGCCGGTGTCGAAGCCGGTCAGGTCTCCGAAGTCATCATGGGCCAGATCCTCACCGCCGCCCAGGGCCAGAACCCGGCCCGCCAGGCCTCGATTGCGGCCGGCATCCCGGTGGAAAGCCCGGCCTGGGGCGTCAACCAGCTCTGCGGCTCGGGCCTGCGCACGGTGGCACTCGGCTACCAGGCGCTGCTCAACGGCGATTCCTCTGTTGTCGTCGCCGGCGGCCAGGAATCCATGAGCATGGCCCCGCACGCGCAATATCTGCGCGGCGGCGTCAAGGTGGGCGGCCTCGAGCTGATCGACACCATGATCAAGGACGGGCTGTGGGATGCCTTCAACGGCTACCACATGGGCAACACCGCCGAGAACGTCGCCAAGCAGTACCAGATCACCCGCTCGCAGCAGGACGAGTTCGCGGTCGGCTCCCAGAACAAGGCCGAGGCGGCGCAGAAGGCCGGCAAGTTCAAGGACGAGATCGTCCCGGTCACGATCAAGAGCCGCAAGGGCGATATCGTGGTCGACACCGACGAGTATCCGCGTCATGGCGCCACGATCGATGCGATGGCCAAGCTCCGCGCGGCCTTCGAGAAGGACGGCACCGTCACCGCCGGCAACGCCTCGGGCATCAATGACGGCGCAGCTGCTGTCGTGCTGATGACCGCCAAGGAAGCCGCCAAGCAGGGCAAGAAGGTGCTCGCCCGCATCGTCTCGTGGGGCCAGGCCGGCGTCGACCCCAAGATCATGGGCACCGGACCGATCCCGGCGTCGCGCACCGCGCTGAAGAGGGCCGGCTGGAACATCGCCGATCTCGACCTGATCGAGGCCAACGAGGCGTTCGCCGCGCAGGCCTGCGCCGTCAACAAGGACCTCGGCTGGGATCCGGCCAAGGTCAACGTCAATGGCGGCGCGATCGCGATCGGCCATCCGGTCGGCGCGTCCGGCGCGCGCGTGCTGGTGACGCTGCTGCACGAAATGCAGAAGCGCGACGCCAAGAAGGGCCTCGCGACGCTCTGCATCGGCGGCGGCATGGGCATCGCTATGTGCGTTGCACGCGACTGAACAAAAGGCAGCGAGGTCGGTTAGGTGATGAAAAGATCATCTGTCAACCGCGGCGCGAGCTGATAGAAAAGATGCCCGGCTTTGTGCCGGGCATTTTTGTTTCGAGGGCATGATCCGGAAAAGTGTGAAGCGGTTTTCCGAAAAGATCATGCTCAAAAAAGGGAGCTAAAGCGCGATGACAATTCAACCTGATCTCATCGCGCTTTGTTGAGTGAGTGCGAAGACCGGAGCGATCCGGTTATAAAAGACGGCCAAGGAGGAAACGGACATGGCACGTGTTGCATTGGTGACGGGCGGAACGCGGGGCATTGGAGCTGCGATCAGCAAGGCGCTGAAAGCGGCGGGCTACAGCGTGGCGGCGAGCTACGCCGGCAATGACGCCGCGGCGGAGAAGTTCAAGGCGGAGAGCGGCATTCCTGTCTACAAGTGGGATGTCTCATCGTTCGACGCCTGCGCGGCCGGCGTGAAGCAGGTCGAGGCCGATCTCGGCCCGGTCGACGTGCTCGTCAACAATGCCGGCATCACCAAGGATACCGCATTCCACAAGATGACGCTGGAGCAGTGGAATGCCGTGATCAACACCAACCTCGGCTCGCTGTTCAACATGACGCGCCAGGTGATCGAGGGCATGCGCGCCCGCAAGTTCGGCCGTGTCATCTCGATCTCCTCGATCAATGGCCAGAAGGGCCAGTTCGGCCAGGTCAACTACTCCGCGGCAAAGGCTGGCGATATCGGCTTCACCAAGGCCCTGGCGCTGGAGAACGCCAAGGGCGGCATCACCGTCAACGTGATCTGCCCGGGCTATATCAACACCGAAATGGTGCAGGCGGTGCCGAAGGACGTGCTCGAGAAGAACGTGATCCCGCAGATCCCGGTCAATCGGCTCGGCGAGCCCGAGGAGATCGCGCGCGCCGTGGTGTTCCTCGCCGCCGACGATGCCGGCTTCATCACCGGCTCGACGCTGACCGTGAACGGCGGCCAGTATCACGCCTGACGCGACAAGCGTCCTCGCGTCGCAGGCGCGACCGATCGAACCGTGATGCCCGGCCTTGTGCCGGGCATTCACGTCTGTACAAGGGCAGCCGAAAGCGATGATGTAGATGGCTGCGGCACCCTGAGCGCCTTGCGCTCGTGTCCGGCCGTGCCGGATAAGCCGTGATGACGACCCGAACTGCCACCCTCGTCGGACTGACCGCCATTTTGATGTGGTCGCTGCTGTCGGTCATGACGGTCGCGACCGGCAAGATCCCGGCGTTCCAGCTCGCCGCGATGACCTTCGCGATCGGCGCCGCGGTTGCGTTCGCAAGCTTCCTGTTCCGTCCCGCAGCCTTCGGCGCATTGAAGCAGCCGCCGATTGCCTGGGTCGTCGGCGTCGGCGGGCTGTTCGGCTATCACGCGCTGTATTTCCTGGCGCTGCGTTTTGCGCCGCCGGCGGAGGCGGGCCTGCTCAACTATCTCTGGCCGCTGTTGATCGTGCTGTTCTCGTCGCTACTGCCGGGCGAGCGGCTTGCGATCCATCATATCGTCGGCGCACTGCTTGGTCTGGCCGGCACCGTGTTGCTGTTCGCGGGCAATACCGGCGCCTTCACAGCAGAGCAGATTCCAGGCTTTGCGGCGGCCTTCGTCGCGGCGTTCGTCTGGGCCGCCTATTCGGTGATGTCGCGCCGGCTCAAGGCAGTGCCGACAGATGCGGTGACGGGCTTCTGCCTTGCGACCGCGGTGCTTGCCGCGCTGGTGCACATGATGGCGGAGACCACGGTGTGGCCCGCAACGCCGTTGCAATGGCTTGCTGTTGTGGCGCTCGGCATCGGTCCGGTGGGAGCTGCGTTCTTTGCCTGGGACATCGGCATGAAGCGCGGCGACATCCGCGTGCTCGGTGCCGCATCCTATGCCACGCCGCTGCTCTCGACCGCGTTCCTGATCCTCGCGGGTTTTGCCAAACCGAGCGCGAACATCGCAATCGCCGCGATCCTGATCGC
It includes:
- a CDS encoding ABC transporter substrate-binding protein — encoded protein: MVTQSFPRTHKLMHIAALGALLLVGVGAPTGAKAAAPAACAELQAKYPDWKGKTLVNAINPHTPGYESIDPKDPSKYVGFDIDLGEQIGECLGFKLTYKAVTFAALLTTLASGQADIVISDIYATEERAKAADFITYSKVFDGVLVAKGNPKKITGINTSMCGAAAAENTGYVEVPLIQALVPECKKEGKPEPTIQLYDNNANCIQAILAGRADTYVNDVNTVDNAVKAYPDKLEKAIAVTIPYRVGIAVPKDEPKFRDAVKAALTEIHKSGDQLALLKKWNLDPENLIEPGLLMVK
- a CDS encoding amino acid ABC transporter permease/ATP-binding protein; translation: MELFLHYLTMPYMIEGIQATLQVTALGLLGGLVLGVILAWMQLSRFKLLASFARVYTVIFRGTPLILQMVFAYNALPQIGIKLPAILAAGLALACNEAPFIAEMLRSGVLGVDRGQVLAGQALGMTPGVLMRRIIAPQAIRSMIPAFGNETVSALKNSSLASVIAVQELTLRSTQMASATFDFFSIFFASGLIYLFLTAAIAGTQLFLEWLFDLDRASKQMRLMRMMPWYRAQGLDDPLTAADETPPEILPDVGVAELPPPRSQPGRIDRAKRTEMLARNNVAVDIAALRKSYDKQVVLAGIDLAVRIGEVIALLGPSGSGKSTLLRCINNLELWNDGSIKVGGRRLGFNDHGKALSPRLLAQARAEVGVGMVFQQFNLFGHLTARENIAGPLRWVHGVSRPDADRRATELLARVGLSHRADALPRHLSGGQQQRVAIARAIAPNPSVLLLDEPTSALDPELVNEVLEVIRRLVVEDGLTMIISTHQLRFASEVADRVVLLADGAIIEDGPANEVLSNPRNPVAQRFLNAMEAEIA
- a CDS encoding acetamidase/formamidase family protein — protein: MKHHLLSVSAKTVHWGYFSKVVAPALTLKSGDRATIETLTHHANDDYERMIEGDPGAESVFKWTREHKAVARRGSGPTEGPFIRGSGEGVGVHLLTGPVAIEGAEPGDVLEVRILDVRPRPACKACHAGKCFGSNVAANWGFHYHDLIEAPKPREVVTIFELDTLGEPFAKAVYNYVWTPQTDPDGIVHSTIDYPGVRVDHATIVKRENILSNVRVPARLHFGTMGLAPSEQDFVSSIPPSYTGGNIDDWRVGKGAKMFYPVAVPGAFFSVGDPHAAQGDSELGGTAIETSLTGDFEFILHKHRDLGGTQLEGLIHPMLETPDAWSVYGFTYPNYLAELGANAQLEIADHSSLDRAMRDAFRKMRRFLMTVHKLSEDEAISLMSVGADFGVTQVVDANWGVHGTIRKNVFRCD
- a CDS encoding acetamidase/formamidase family protein; protein product: MRPRPFTSESYSEGDRPEAWRDVLASVGLQPTAATTTHAGHATAVRRNFQGVTLARLSAGPQSVSLRSDVVADHPLVLLPIEDGVALKTAAGYQIVAARHLLLLPRAGDWSVSFQREMRAVVLSVASEPAYRRRTTPQDGETRVLPPGGFGSVFAQMMELAARDLEALSDVEWTALARSLADLLPTFMCQHSDTASDLGGSSASKAATLHRLCETVERCLDDPDLTPAKIAGAEGISERYLQKLFEGAGTSFTHYLRERRLQRTWADLSNPAEAHHSISEIAFRVGFNDSAHFSRAFRQRFGLSPREFRQHEAERQAASTATAGQRGWPQQALAQLRSRHVALVRKTAAPFNAHDVEVADAARHHHLAADASRVHWGYFSRSLPPQVEIGSGDTITIETLTQHASDDPERMIKGDPGAESVFHWTRDRKNVDRRGAGPLDASIYGRGAGEGFGVHICTGPVAVKDAEPGDVLEIRILDIVPRASRNPNFKGRVFGSSVAAWWGYHYKEFLAEQNAHEAVTVYEIIDDDDAPHARALYSYRWEPQTDPFGTLHKTYDYPGIPIPPSSVRRRHDVLDGIRIPLRPHFGVIALAPREAELVDSVPPAYFGGNLDNWRLGKGSTIYLPVSVPGALLSVGDPHAAQGDGELGGTAIECSMTGTFQVILHKKNTFTNQPFADLTYPLIETEADWVLMGFSHPNYLAEFGANGQSEVYATSSLDLAMKDAFRKMRRFLMNIKGLTEDEAIALMSVAVDFGVTQVVDGNWGVHAILSKRVFDHAPQT
- a CDS encoding RidA family protein, with amino-acid sequence MQFHMISGGPKPVAPFSHAVETDGFVFVTGQMPDTPATPGILPCSIAAQTRAVMENLRVVLAGLDLGFEHIVMSRIYLTRFEDDYAAMNEIYRGYFPSDRLPARTCVGVTGLAYGALIEIDLVCRRLA
- the phaR gene encoding polyhydroxyalkanoate synthesis repressor PhaR: MAKSEQPTTIKKYANRRLYNTGTSTYVTLEDLAAMVKEGEDFLVYDAKTGDDITRSVLAQIIFEQENKAGQNLLPTTFLRQLIRFYGDSMQMVVPKYLEQSIDQLTREQERFRKQIAGALSGTPFAPLEEQVRRNMELFQQTFSMFKPFVPQRGGEAEKLPEPAADDGNIDDLRRQMKDMQERLERMSQPTKKDE
- a CDS encoding acetyl-CoA C-acetyltransferase; this encodes MSDDVVIVSAARTPVGSFNGAFATTPAHDLGAIAIKAALERAGVEAGQVSEVIMGQILTAAQGQNPARQASIAAGIPVESPAWGVNQLCGSGLRTVALGYQALLNGDSSVVVAGGQESMSMAPHAQYLRGGVKVGGLELIDTMIKDGLWDAFNGYHMGNTAENVAKQYQITRSQQDEFAVGSQNKAEAAQKAGKFKDEIVPVTIKSRKGDIVVDTDEYPRHGATIDAMAKLRAAFEKDGTVTAGNASGINDGAAAVVLMTAKEAAKQGKKVLARIVSWGQAGVDPKIMGTGPIPASRTALKRAGWNIADLDLIEANEAFAAQACAVNKDLGWDPAKVNVNGGAIAIGHPVGASGARVLVTLLHEMQKRDAKKGLATLCIGGGMGIAMCVARD
- the phbB gene encoding acetoacetyl-CoA reductase, producing MARVALVTGGTRGIGAAISKALKAAGYSVAASYAGNDAAAEKFKAESGIPVYKWDVSSFDACAAGVKQVEADLGPVDVLVNNAGITKDTAFHKMTLEQWNAVINTNLGSLFNMTRQVIEGMRARKFGRVISISSINGQKGQFGQVNYSAAKAGDIGFTKALALENAKGGITVNVICPGYINTEMVQAVPKDVLEKNVIPQIPVNRLGEPEEIARAVVFLAADDAGFITGSTLTVNGGQYHA
- a CDS encoding DMT family transporter, which produces MTTRTATLVGLTAILMWSLLSVMTVATGKIPAFQLAAMTFAIGAAVAFASFLFRPAAFGALKQPPIAWVVGVGGLFGYHALYFLALRFAPPAEAGLLNYLWPLLIVLFSSLLPGERLAIHHIVGALLGLAGTVLLFAGNTGAFTAEQIPGFAAAFVAAFVWAAYSVMSRRLKAVPTDAVTGFCLATAVLAALVHMMAETTVWPATPLQWLAVVALGIGPVGAAFFAWDIGMKRGDIRVLGAASYATPLLSTAFLILAGFAKPSANIAIAAILIAGGGLIAAKDMVLRK